In Clupea harengus chromosome 13, Ch_v2.0.2, whole genome shotgun sequence, one DNA window encodes the following:
- the LOC116223225 gene encoding cerebellin-2-like isoform X2, translating into MKTSGALLVLLCCCLAETQLRGETISENDITHQGHYGEAETRENEVMGAAQRTEAAATASTQQTCQPDILTVLTEMSAQIAAQRVELRYTETKMEAMETRLRASEDEIMNLQKRNEERKVSFSVSLETNTHRYTGPFNAGTTLVYKHIITNIGNVYSSTTGFFTAPVKGVYDFSFYVLGEGSTIAVGAFLRRNRQNLVMAYTSLGSGWMNTSNGVSVLLEVGDVVDVSLPANHRILDNANHHSTFRGHLLFHV; encoded by the exons ATGAAGACTTCTGGAGCTCTactggtgctgctgtgctgctgtttggcTGAGACGCAGCTCAGAGGAGAGACCATCAGTGAAAATGACATCACTCACCAGGGCCACTATGGTGaagcagagaccagagagaatGAGGTTATGGGTGCAGCACAGAGAACTGAAGCTGCTGCCACAGCCTCCACCCAACAAACCTGCCAGCCTGACATCCTCACTGTGCTGACAGAGATGAGCGCACAGATAGCAGCGCAGAGAGTGGAGCTCAGATACACTGAGACAAAAATGGAGGCcatggagaccagactgagagccagtgagGATGAAATAATGAATCTGCAGAAAAGGAATGAAG AGAGAAAAGTGTCTTTTTCAGTCTCactggaaacaaacacacacagatacacaggacCCTTCAATGCTGGAACAACCCTGGTCTACAAACACATTATTACCAACATTGGCAATGTGTACAGCTCCACCACAG GGTTCTTCACAGCTCCGGTGAAGGGAGTGTATGACTTCAGTTTTTACGTCTTAGGGGAAGGCAGCACTATTGCTGTGGGAGCATTTCTCCGCAGGAATCGGCAGAACCTCGTGATGGCGTACACCAGTCTAGGCAGTGGTTGGATGAACACATCTAATGGTGTTAGTGTGCTGTtggaggtgggagatgtggTGGATGTTTCCCTGCCTGCCAATCATAGGATATTAGATAATGCAAACCATCACAGCACCTTCAGAGGTCACCTGCTGTTCCACGTCTAA
- the LOC116223225 gene encoding uncharacterized protein LOC116223225 isoform X1: protein MKTSGALLVLLCCCLAETQIRGETINEKDITHQGHYGEAETRENEVMGAAETTEAAATASIQQTCHSDIHSVLREISALMAEQRVELRYTKTQIEAMETRLRASENKAETVETRLRASENKAETLETRLRASEDEIMNLQKRNQERKVSFSVSLETNTHRYTGPFNAGTTLVYKHIITNIGNVYSSTTGFFTAPVKGVYDFSFYVLGEGSTIAVGAFLRRNRQNLVMAYTSLGSGWMNTSNGVSVLLEVGDVVDVSLPANHRILDNANHHSTFRGHLLFHV, encoded by the exons ATGAAGACTTCTGGAGCTCTactggtgctgctgtgctgctgtttggcTGAGACGCAGATCAGAGGAGAGACCATCAATGAAAAGGACATCACTCACCAGGGTCACTATGGTGaagcagagaccagagagaatGAGGTTATGGGTGCAGCAGAGACAACTGAAGCTGCTGCCACAGCCTCCATCCAACAAACCTGCCATTCTGACATTCACAGTGTCCTGAGAGAGATTAGCGCATTGATGGCGGAACAGAGAGTGGAGCTCAGATACACTAAGACACAAATAGAGGCCATGGAGACCAGATTGAGAGCCAGTGAGAATAAAGCAGAGACCgtggagaccagactgagagccagtgagaatAAAGCAGAGACTTTGGAGACAagactgagagccagtgagGATGAAATAATGAATCTGCAGAAAAGGAATCAAG AGAGAAAAGTGTCTTTTTCAGTCTCactggaaacaaacacacacagatacacaggacCCTTCAATGCTGGAACAACCCTGGTCTACAAACACATTATTACCAACATTGGCAATGTGTACAGCTCCACCACAG GGTTCTTCACAGCTCCGGTGAAGGGAGTGTATGACTTCAGTTTTTACGTCTTAGGGGAAGGCAGCACTATTGCTGTGGGAGCATTTCTCCGCAGGAATCGGCAGAACCTCGTGATGGCGTACACCAGTCTAGGCAGTGGTTGGATGAACACATCTAATGGTGTTAGTGTGCTGTtggaggtgggagatgtggTGGATGTTTCCCTGCCTGCCAATCATAGGATATTAGATAATGCAAACCATCACAGCACCTTCAGAGGTCACCTGCTGTTCCACGTCTAA